The following are from one region of the Desulfurispira natronophila genome:
- a CDS encoding sigma-54-dependent transcriptional regulator encodes MEKVLKQRGSNVAKPSAVPVLYVDDERSYGSLFRRALADNERFRVRIATSAHEALEALESFPARIVLTDLLMPRMDGIALLSEIRSRYPNIFVLLVTGVDSATKAVEAMKAGAYDYILKPLDMDMVVRQLEKITQHQHLLQQANELDRQTFRFENLIGRDQAMFALYDKIRQVSSTDSTVLITGESGTGKELIAEAIHTRSPRKDKPFVRVNCAALTETLINSALFGHEKGAFTGASSRKTGFFEEAHGGTILLDEIGDIPISTQVALLRVLEMGSFQRVGGTRTIAVNTRIICATNQDLTQAIQAKKFREDLFYRINVISLHTPPLRERTTDIPLHSQPSCE; translated from the coding sequence TTGGAAAAAGTACTCAAGCAACGAGGGAGCAACGTGGCCAAACCATCAGCAGTACCAGTACTCTATGTCGATGACGAACGCTCTTACGGCAGCCTTTTTCGTCGTGCCCTGGCTGACAACGAACGCTTTCGCGTTCGCATCGCCACCAGCGCCCATGAGGCACTGGAAGCTCTGGAAAGCTTCCCGGCCCGCATCGTACTTACCGATCTCCTGATGCCCCGCATGGATGGCATCGCCTTGCTCAGTGAAATCCGCTCCCGCTACCCCAATATCTTCGTCCTGCTGGTAACCGGCGTCGACTCAGCCACCAAGGCCGTCGAAGCCATGAAAGCCGGTGCCTACGACTACATCCTCAAACCCCTGGATATGGATATGGTAGTGCGGCAACTGGAAAAGATTACCCAGCATCAGCACCTGCTGCAGCAGGCAAACGAACTGGATCGCCAGACCTTTCGCTTTGAAAACCTCATCGGGCGCGACCAGGCCATGTTTGCCCTCTACGACAAAATACGCCAGGTCAGCAGCACCGATTCCACCGTACTTATTACCGGTGAGAGCGGCACCGGCAAAGAATTGATTGCTGAGGCCATCCACACCCGCAGCCCCCGCAAGGATAAACCATTTGTGCGCGTCAACTGTGCCGCTCTGACCGAAACCCTTATTAACAGCGCCCTCTTCGGTCACGAAAAAGGCGCCTTTACCGGAGCCAGCAGCCGCAAAACCGGTTTTTTTGAAGAAGCCCACGGCGGCACCATCCTGCTTGATGAAATCGGCGACATCCCCATTTCCACCCAGGTGGCCCTGTTGCGCGTGCTGGAAATGGGCAGTTTTCAACGCGTCGGCGGCACCCGCACCATCGCCGTCAACACCCGCATCATCTGCGCCACCAACCAGGATCTCACCCAGGCCATTCAGGCCAAAAAATTCAGGGAAGACCTTTTCTACCGCATAAATGTCATCTCCCTGCACACCCCGCCCCTGCGGGAGCGCACCACCGACATTCCCCTGCACTCCCAGCCCTCCTGCGAGTAA
- a CDS encoding SH3 domain-containing protein, which produces MKPQILAASLALVASLTVNPVAAETFDATTSAHMLNVRSGPGTNHSIVGVIRQGDRVQVQGAHTATSGNTWYRVHLEDASGYASGRYIEPLEESKLGQMATVTPHYLNMRSAPSANAAVVDVLPRGTRLEVVQQRAVNGAPQPWLEVSRSDGRSGFVYAAYVNVEKSAAAMAPEKPTVAEAPAPAADSTVITTQEQGATLAPINPRQRVRLLVLADQAYTEGRLHESMEHYETIAWSEEAPRQALVNLLYLYGRFHYHHRAEEVLQQYPDHTSALAYAYGAGYLEDGRPPLGDLEEMLLSYRDNDRHGTVHFLLGFLYERHTQHEQALAYYRSAYLRDRSNGHFAYAYARSSELTGTYQRAHSLYAEVLQYGDQDLHHHARSRMQVLAQIY; this is translated from the coding sequence ATGAAACCACAAATCCTTGCGGCGTCTTTGGCTCTGGTAGCCAGCTTGACTGTTAACCCGGTTGCGGCCGAAACTTTTGATGCTACAACTTCCGCCCATATGCTTAATGTACGCTCTGGGCCTGGTACCAATCACTCCATAGTAGGGGTCATTCGCCAGGGAGACCGGGTGCAGGTACAAGGCGCTCACACCGCCACCAGTGGCAACACCTGGTACCGGGTTCATCTGGAGGATGCAAGTGGTTACGCATCTGGGCGCTACATCGAGCCGCTGGAGGAAAGCAAGCTGGGGCAGATGGCTACGGTAACCCCCCATTATCTCAACATGCGCAGCGCTCCATCAGCCAATGCTGCCGTGGTAGACGTGCTGCCACGGGGTACCCGGCTGGAGGTGGTGCAGCAGCGGGCAGTCAATGGTGCGCCCCAACCCTGGCTGGAAGTGAGCCGCAGTGACGGCAGAAGTGGTTTTGTCTACGCCGCCTATGTCAATGTGGAAAAGAGCGCAGCTGCTATGGCACCAGAAAAGCCAACCGTGGCTGAAGCACCAGCACCGGCTGCCGATTCAACGGTGATAACCACTCAAGAGCAGGGCGCTACTCTTGCTCCAATCAATCCACGTCAGCGGGTGCGGCTGCTGGTACTGGCGGATCAGGCGTATACCGAGGGGCGACTCCATGAGAGTATGGAGCACTACGAAACTATAGCCTGGAGCGAAGAGGCGCCCCGTCAGGCGCTGGTGAACCTGCTTTACCTGTATGGTCGATTCCACTATCACCACCGGGCCGAAGAAGTATTGCAGCAGTATCCCGACCACACCTCAGCCCTGGCCTACGCCTATGGAGCCGGCTATCTGGAAGACGGGCGCCCTCCCCTGGGGGACCTTGAGGAGATGTTGCTCAGCTATCGAGATAATGATCGCCACGGAACGGTACACTTTTTGCTGGGCTTTCTCTATGAGCGTCACACCCAGCATGAGCAGGCGTTGGCGTACTATCGCAGTGCTTATTTACGGGACCGCAGCAATGGACACTTTGCCTACGCCTACGCCCGCAGCAGCGAGTTGACGGGCACCTATCAGCGGGCCCACAGCCTTTATGCCGAAGTGCTGCAGTATGGTGACCAGGACTTGCATCACCACGCCCGCAGCCGTATGCAGGTACTGGCTCAGATTTATTGA
- a CDS encoding type II secretion system protein GspD yields the protein MEYRRSAILIGTILLLLVIAGCAKSPTQQPLLPSEERQAMPTFDDSFEQAEPGTELDSSQLPPAILPSPFAPVSPLAGLTPVSIRANETPLRTILNIVAEDAGLNVVFHRGVPQREPLSLVLDETPFEEALDTIMEISGCYYQLRGHSLHVHRFETRTFSVPYVHTRSSFTSNLGGDVLGGSGAGSNYRGEFSMRYDNPEEMNDFYQHIHDNVESLLSEEGRLVMNRFSGILSVTDHRSNVDRIEDMLKQILDHSMKQVLIEAQIFEVVLNDSYSLGINWSDVLSRGDGTFSLAQATSGGADTVTGSIRYTRNNFQGVLDVMQTAGNVQTLSNPRIRVMNSQTAIIASGRITPFWTKRVDYSEVGGQINRIETYDRRDVLSGISMGVTPVITNDGTIMLNVIPVSTNFEEIDHQRDSSGDLIVSAPVVNMKEAGTIIRVQDDDMVIIGGLISTSTREESQSVLGLAAIPWLGHLFRGVSTVEEKRELVIFLRIRSLEV from the coding sequence ATGGAATATAGACGTTCAGCCATCCTGATTGGTACCATACTTTTGCTGCTGGTTATTGCCGGTTGTGCCAAGTCACCGACACAGCAGCCTCTGCTGCCCTCTGAGGAGCGCCAGGCAATGCCAACATTCGATGATTCGTTTGAGCAGGCGGAGCCTGGTACTGAACTGGATTCCAGCCAACTACCACCGGCCATTTTACCTTCACCTTTCGCGCCGGTATCTCCCCTGGCCGGGCTTACCCCCGTCTCCATTCGTGCCAATGAAACGCCGCTGCGTACAATCCTTAATATTGTGGCTGAGGATGCCGGGCTCAATGTGGTCTTTCACCGTGGAGTTCCCCAGCGCGAACCCCTGAGCCTGGTGCTGGACGAGACACCTTTTGAAGAAGCCCTGGATACCATAATGGAAATTAGCGGCTGCTACTATCAGTTGCGGGGTCACTCGCTGCATGTTCATCGTTTCGAAACCCGTACCTTCAGTGTCCCCTACGTTCACACCCGCTCTTCCTTTACCTCTAACCTTGGCGGCGATGTGTTGGGAGGCAGTGGAGCAGGTTCCAATTATCGGGGCGAATTTTCCATGCGCTACGATAACCCAGAAGAGATGAACGATTTTTACCAGCACATTCACGACAATGTGGAGAGTCTGCTTTCGGAAGAGGGTCGTCTGGTTATGAACCGCTTCAGCGGCATACTCAGTGTGACGGATCACCGTTCCAATGTAGATCGTATTGAAGATATGCTCAAACAGATTCTTGATCACTCCATGAAGCAGGTACTGATAGAGGCGCAGATCTTTGAGGTGGTGCTCAACGACTCATACTCCCTGGGGATCAACTGGAGCGACGTGCTGAGTCGGGGCGACGGGACGTTTTCCCTGGCTCAGGCCACGTCTGGCGGGGCCGACACTGTCACCGGCAGTATTCGCTATACGCGGAACAACTTTCAGGGTGTGCTGGATGTTATGCAGACCGCGGGCAATGTGCAGACCCTCTCCAATCCGCGCATTCGGGTGATGAACAGCCAGACTGCCATTATTGCATCGGGGCGCATTACTCCTTTCTGGACCAAACGAGTAGATTACAGCGAAGTTGGCGGTCAGATCAATCGCATAGAAACCTACGATCGCCGCGATGTGCTCTCGGGAATATCCATGGGGGTGACACCGGTCATTACCAACGATGGAACCATAATGCTCAACGTCATTCCCGTATCTACCAACTTTGAGGAAATTGATCACCAGCGCGACAGCAGTGGCGACCTGATTGTCTCTGCTCCGGTGGTGAACATGAAAGAGGCGGGAACCATCATTCGGGTACAGGACGATGACATGGTGATTATTGGCGGCCTGATATCCACATCGACGCGGGAAGAGAGCCAGTCGGTGCTGGGACTGGCCGCTATTCCCTGGTTAGGACATCTGTTTCGTGGAGTATCTACCGTCGAAGAGAAGCGGGAGCTGGTTATTTTCCTGCGTATACGCTCATTGGAGGTGTAG
- a CDS encoding ATP-binding protein, whose product MPGKYRVRRQVIIPLTLTFAVLLGTFIYASYQIRLDDYASSLENRYQRVQQIFASLTHNRSMTMLSIAEIIADRHRFQDAMLNADREMLLHHGSTLFQRISSGQNITHFYFHDQSGNTFLRVYQPERVEAASMRYTKLQAIQSDNPFWGLELGSTGTFTLRLVYPWHMDDELLGYIELGQEIDQILQELKTITHIDFLITINKEHLEQSDWENGMQMLGRTAEWDLLAEQVVVDHTLELTNADTQRIMNSELLAADSGLSLNLNQRNLRARSFPLPDASGKIVGEFVMFKDMTDEVRAFRIFIITITTFSLTLCLGLFIFAYIILGRTDRRLHQAHQQLQLELDNQASTNMQLEKEVRERKRAEENLGQLNEALEERVRERTQELHQLNQDLQTTYRDLQAQQTTILQQDKMACIGQLAAGIAHDINNPIGFVSGNLEVLHSYSDKLKRYLQQEQELAQKHSPQLWEQLHQHRQQLRIDMLIDDLDDLVSESLEGTERVSRIVLNLKGFARLDDTGEQLADIHECLESTLGIVANELHHKAEVVRDYAEVPLVRCYPQQLNQVFMNLLINAAQAIEQWGTITISTRRQGNQIVVSISDTGPGVPADLQQKIFEPFYTTKPVGVGTGLGLSIVQEIIHRHGGTINVKSCAGEGTAFTMILPVSGAES is encoded by the coding sequence ATGCCGGGCAAGTACCGAGTTCGCCGCCAGGTAATTATCCCGTTGACACTAACATTCGCGGTTTTACTGGGCACATTTATTTACGCCAGCTATCAAATTCGCCTGGATGACTACGCCAGCAGTCTTGAAAACCGCTATCAGCGCGTGCAGCAGATATTTGCCAGCCTCACCCACAACCGCAGCATGACCATGCTGTCAATAGCCGAGATCATTGCCGATCGTCACCGTTTTCAGGATGCCATGCTGAATGCTGATCGCGAAATGTTGCTGCACCATGGCTCAACTCTGTTTCAGCGCATCTCCAGTGGGCAAAATATCACCCACTTCTACTTTCACGATCAAAGTGGCAACACATTTTTGCGCGTCTACCAACCGGAGCGTGTGGAAGCTGCTTCAATGCGCTACACAAAACTCCAGGCCATACAAAGCGATAACCCCTTTTGGGGACTTGAGCTGGGCAGCACCGGGACCTTTACCCTGCGGCTGGTCTACCCCTGGCACATGGATGATGAGCTCCTTGGTTATATTGAACTGGGACAGGAAATAGACCAGATCCTCCAGGAGCTTAAAACCATTACCCATATTGACTTCCTCATTACCATTAACAAGGAACATTTGGAGCAGTCGGACTGGGAAAACGGCATGCAGATGCTGGGTCGCACGGCTGAATGGGATCTGCTTGCCGAACAGGTGGTAGTGGATCACACCCTGGAGCTGACAAATGCAGATACACAACGCATCATGAACAGTGAACTCCTGGCAGCTGATTCCGGCTTGTCGCTCAACCTCAACCAACGTAACTTGCGTGCCAGGTCATTTCCCCTGCCAGACGCTTCAGGAAAAATTGTGGGCGAGTTTGTCATGTTCAAAGACATGACCGACGAAGTCCGTGCGTTTCGCATCTTCATTATCACCATCACCACCTTCAGCCTGACCCTGTGTCTGGGACTTTTCATCTTTGCCTACATTATACTTGGACGCACCGACCGGCGCCTGCACCAGGCACACCAGCAGCTGCAGCTTGAGCTGGATAACCAGGCCAGCACCAATATGCAGCTTGAAAAGGAAGTGCGCGAGCGTAAGCGGGCGGAAGAAAACCTGGGGCAGTTAAACGAGGCGTTGGAGGAGCGTGTGCGGGAACGTACTCAGGAGCTGCATCAACTCAACCAGGATCTGCAGACCACTTACCGGGATCTGCAGGCCCAGCAGACAACCATACTGCAGCAGGACAAAATGGCCTGCATCGGGCAGCTAGCCGCCGGTATTGCTCACGATATCAACAACCCCATTGGCTTTGTCAGCGGCAACCTGGAAGTACTGCATAGCTACAGCGATAAGCTCAAGCGCTACCTGCAGCAGGAGCAGGAGCTGGCGCAGAAGCACTCGCCGCAGCTGTGGGAGCAACTGCACCAGCACCGTCAGCAGTTGCGAATTGACATGCTCATAGATGACCTGGATGACCTGGTATCCGAGTCCCTGGAGGGTACGGAACGGGTCAGCCGGATTGTTTTGAACCTCAAGGGCTTTGCTCGGCTTGACGACACCGGCGAACAGCTCGCCGATATACACGAGTGCCTGGAGAGCACCCTTGGCATCGTGGCCAACGAACTGCATCACAAGGCCGAAGTTGTGCGGGATTACGCAGAGGTCCCCTTGGTGCGCTGCTATCCCCAACAGCTCAACCAGGTCTTTATGAACCTGCTCATCAATGCCGCCCAAGCCATAGAGCAGTGGGGCACTATTACCATCAGCACTCGGCGCCAGGGTAATCAGATAGTCGTCAGCATAAGTGACACCGGCCCCGGTGTGCCTGCTGACTTGCAGCAAAAAATATTTGAGCCCTTCTACACCACCAAGCCTGTGGGAGTCGGCACTGGCCTGGGACTGAGCATCGTGCAGGAGATCATCCATCGCCACGGCGGCACGATCAATGTGAAGAGTTGCGCTGGAGAAGGGACTGCCTTTACCATGATTTTGCCAGTATCCGGGGCTGAGTCGTGA
- the gspM gene encoding type II secretion system protein GspM: MEKLRQFWRHTCDNLDQRTPRERTMILVLALMVIILGWTWLISSPTTSAMQEARQQSERLQQEIVVLQAEAERIHQQYLDDPNRPLRQTLQELQGQQAALDVRIDRALEKMIDPTTMVQLLRDLLQSQKNLTLVRLESIQGGPVEVYRNRAEAEASGLPRPYRHGLRLELEGDFFSFLEYLRGVEALPWNLYWETLEYQVVNHPRARIYLEIYTLGTQENWIGV; this comes from the coding sequence ATGGAAAAACTTCGCCAGTTCTGGCGGCACACCTGCGATAATCTTGATCAGCGTACCCCAAGGGAGCGCACCATGATACTGGTGCTGGCCCTGATGGTCATCATATTAGGCTGGACATGGCTCATCTCTAGCCCCACAACCAGCGCTATGCAGGAGGCACGGCAGCAAAGTGAAAGACTGCAACAAGAGATTGTGGTGCTGCAGGCCGAGGCAGAGCGTATTCACCAACAGTATCTGGACGATCCCAATCGACCACTTCGGCAAACCTTGCAGGAATTGCAAGGACAGCAGGCTGCTTTGGATGTGCGTATTGACCGGGCTTTGGAAAAGATGATCGACCCCACCACTATGGTGCAACTGCTGCGGGATCTTTTGCAGAGCCAGAAGAACCTGACTTTGGTGCGCCTGGAAAGTATTCAGGGTGGTCCGGTAGAAGTGTATCGCAATCGGGCCGAAGCAGAAGCCTCGGGCTTGCCACGCCCTTATCGTCACGGTTTGCGCCTGGAGCTGGAGGGTGACTTTTTCAGCTTTCTGGAGTATCTGCGCGGGGTGGAGGCGTTGCCCTGGAACCTTTATTGGGAGACCTTGGAGTACCAGGTGGTGAACCACCCTCGGGCACGTATCTATCTGGAAATTTACACATTGGGAACACAGGAGAACTGGATTGGTGTATAG
- a CDS encoding response regulator: MSKNSSHILCVDDESNILRTIRRQLQDEPYILHTAPDAASGLQVLQQHPIALVISDYRMPGMDGLEFLQSTLTQFPRVSCILLSGFADLSGVRNTLKDERRIVLLHKPWQANQLRATIRNLLIGAWEYHAKQNDL, encoded by the coding sequence GTGAGCAAGAACTCCTCTCACATCCTCTGTGTTGATGACGAAAGCAACATCCTGCGCACCATTCGCCGTCAACTGCAGGATGAACCATACATCCTGCACACAGCGCCCGATGCCGCATCCGGCCTGCAGGTGCTGCAGCAGCACCCTATAGCACTGGTGATATCCGACTATCGCATGCCCGGCATGGATGGTCTGGAATTTCTGCAGAGTACTCTTACCCAGTTCCCCCGTGTTTCGTGTATACTCCTCTCCGGCTTTGCCGATCTGTCCGGTGTACGAAACACACTGAAAGATGAAAGGCGCATCGTGCTTCTGCATAAACCCTGGCAGGCAAATCAACTGCGTGCAACCATCCGCAATCTGCTGATCGGTGCCTGGGAGTACCATGCGAAGCAAAACGACTTATAA
- a CDS encoding PilN domain-containing protein, which yields MQQQINFYQEQFREKPITLPTRRLAVIIAVVLTFFAMLSAWQIFSLSRVNSTLAQWQERHHEAQQQVETYTQLYPKPQLDASLDGRIEQTRSQLGQQQQLLGLLQGEGSRYNLSGFSAHLVALARQTVDGAWLTNILLYDGGQNIALMGTANSASQVPVLLNALSREEPYQGQRFGNFAMARQQQDHSGVAHFSVGTARPTQLTIETEGRSPLERYMQQRTVQ from the coding sequence ATGCAGCAGCAGATAAACTTTTATCAGGAACAGTTTCGCGAAAAGCCGATTACTTTGCCCACCAGGCGACTGGCAGTTATTATCGCAGTGGTATTGACTTTTTTTGCAATGCTCAGTGCCTGGCAAATATTTAGCCTCAGTCGGGTTAACAGTACCTTGGCGCAATGGCAGGAACGTCACCATGAGGCTCAGCAGCAAGTGGAAACCTACACACAGCTTTATCCCAAGCCACAACTGGATGCCAGTCTGGATGGTCGCATTGAGCAGACCAGAAGTCAGTTGGGGCAGCAGCAACAACTGCTTGGGCTGTTGCAGGGTGAAGGGTCTCGCTACAATCTCAGTGGTTTTTCTGCCCATCTGGTGGCCCTGGCCCGCCAGACGGTGGATGGTGCCTGGCTTACTAATATCCTTCTTTACGATGGGGGACAGAATATTGCCCTCATGGGAACTGCCAACAGCGCCAGTCAGGTTCCGGTGCTACTGAATGCCCTTTCCCGCGAGGAGCCCTATCAGGGACAGCGATTTGGAAACTTTGCCATGGCGCGTCAGCAACAGGATCATAGCGGTGTGGCCCACTTTTCCGTTGGTACTGCGCGACCCACTCAATTGACCATCGAAACCGAAGGACGCAGTCCGTTGGAGCGTTACATGCAACAGCGAACGGTTCAATAG
- a CDS encoding multiheme c-type cytochrome has product MFDKLTSWSRYLLIALLVAALALTAGCGSDGSDGAPGAPGEDGLPGADGTPGEGFDISMASAHEAPAPLGAEITSVTADNGEFTVAFTVEGITDEVEVEFTIAKWSEDDNSWVSMLQRNRTRDNDVPVVRASNLRPDPIESENGTFEYTLPDLSGGAHWTHLRPDKKVLDDVTVDRYEGELQEYVSAIVDGVIAAAAWDNDATYRIGVTSRQDERFTAVAYVDGAGNDVTDIPQQVSAETLLSCLDCHGDYGNGQTQFSYHSNRRQDPQLCTSCHNDFTYEAYNSTAEVDGWQVIDMMTMTHTIHAGIGETYAESSDWQKVRFPDWTFGRTDRPSDESPYPLSPGVQNCTACHQEEDYAFNSPLSGDTSCLTCHIDDNPVSSSHYSGDEIIANYQDCGRCHTAETGTTRSIAHMHGVPAALEALELARSTSMRISTTEVGITVPEGIIPVSTP; this is encoded by the coding sequence ATGTTTGACAAATTAACAAGCTGGTCGCGCTATTTGCTTATAGCGCTGCTCGTGGCAGCCCTGGCACTTACTGCCGGCTGCGGTAGTGATGGTAGTGACGGTGCCCCAGGGGCTCCTGGTGAAGATGGTTTACCGGGTGCAGATGGTACTCCAGGGGAAGGGTTTGACATCTCCATGGCATCAGCCCATGAAGCCCCTGCACCACTTGGCGCCGAAATCACCAGCGTTACCGCTGACAACGGTGAATTCACCGTCGCCTTTACCGTTGAAGGTATAACCGACGAGGTAGAGGTTGAGTTCACCATCGCCAAGTGGTCGGAAGACGACAACTCCTGGGTGAGCATGCTGCAGCGCAATCGCACCCGGGACAACGATGTACCGGTGGTGCGGGCATCGAATCTGCGGCCCGATCCCATCGAATCGGAAAACGGAACGTTCGAATATACGCTTCCCGATCTTTCCGGAGGTGCCCATTGGACACATCTTCGTCCCGATAAGAAAGTATTAGACGATGTCACCGTAGATCGCTACGAAGGCGAGCTGCAGGAATATGTATCCGCTATCGTCGATGGCGTCATAGCAGCCGCAGCCTGGGACAATGACGCCACCTACCGCATCGGCGTTACCAGCCGCCAGGACGAGCGCTTTACGGCAGTAGCCTATGTAGATGGAGCCGGCAATGATGTAACCGATATCCCCCAGCAAGTCAGCGCAGAAACCCTGCTCTCCTGTCTTGACTGTCATGGCGATTACGGTAACGGTCAGACCCAGTTTAGCTACCACAGCAACCGCCGCCAGGACCCTCAACTGTGCACCAGCTGCCACAACGACTTCACCTATGAAGCCTACAACTCTACTGCAGAAGTTGACGGCTGGCAGGTGATCGACATGATGACCATGACCCACACCATCCACGCCGGTATTGGCGAGACCTATGCCGAGTCTAGTGACTGGCAGAAAGTTCGCTTCCCCGACTGGACCTTTGGACGTACTGATCGTCCCAGTGATGAGAGTCCTTATCCGCTGAGCCCCGGTGTCCAGAACTGCACCGCCTGTCACCAGGAAGAGGACTACGCGTTTAACTCACCTTTATCTGGTGATACCTCTTGCCTAACCTGTCATATTGATGATAATCCTGTATCATCGAGTCACTACTCTGGTGATGAAATCATTGCAAACTACCAGGATTGCGGAAGGTGTCATACTGCAGAAACCGGAACAACTCGCTCTATAGCTCACATGCACGGTGTTCCCGCAGCCCTGGAAGCTCTCGAACTGGCTCGCAGCACTTCTATGCGAATATCCACAACTGAAGTGGGAATTACGGTCCCGGAAGGAATAATACCCGTCAGCACACCATAG